The following proteins are encoded in a genomic region of Candidatus Rokuibacteriota bacterium:
- a CDS encoding RidA family protein has translation MTPHAREAITAGKSWPARYTYVPALRVGNLVFISGTTGTDEDNRIVAPGDIVEQTRQIFRKFERLLNAAGGSCADIVQTVDYITTTENYKATAAVRREFFKGAQPTSTGVLVAGLLRDGAVIEISAVAALEG, from the coding sequence ATGACGCCGCACGCGCGCGAGGCCATCACGGCCGGGAAGAGCTGGCCGGCCCGGTACACCTATGTGCCGGCGCTCCGGGTCGGCAACCTCGTGTTCATCTCCGGGACCACGGGCACGGACGAGGACAACCGCATCGTGGCGCCCGGCGACATCGTGGAGCAGACGAGGCAGATCTTCCGGAAGTTCGAGCGGCTGCTCAACGCGGCCGGCGGATCCTGCGCGGACATCGTGCAGACCGTGGACTACATCACGACCACCGAGAACTACAAGGCGACGGCGGCCGTCCGGCGGGAGTTCTTCAAGGGCGCGCAGCCCACCTCCACGGGCGTCCTCGTCGCCGGACTGCTGCGCGACGGCGCGGTGATCGAGATCTCCGCCGTGGCCGCGCTCGAGGGCTGA
- a CDS encoding MaoC family dehydratase N-terminal domain-containing protein: protein MSLSWEEFEVGKRYPTYGRTVTEGDLSLFCAFVGYHVPLFIDEEAARRTPYGGRIAPSAFTMSVSTGMTESLFRHTIIALLSVDRGRFLGPVRAGDTIRTEVEVVSKRETSDPGRGIVVFRDHVLNQRDETVFQIDKTTLIRRRGGAG from the coding sequence ATGTCCCTCTCCTGGGAAGAGTTCGAGGTCGGCAAGCGCTATCCCACCTACGGGCGGACGGTCACCGAGGGCGACCTGTCGCTCTTCTGCGCCTTCGTGGGCTACCACGTGCCGCTCTTCATCGACGAGGAGGCCGCCCGGCGCACGCCCTACGGCGGGCGGATCGCGCCGAGCGCCTTCACCATGTCGGTGTCGACGGGCATGACCGAGAGCCTCTTTCGCCACACGATCATTGCGCTCCTGTCCGTGGATCGCGGGCGGTTCCTCGGGCCGGTGCGCGCGGGCGACACGATCCGCACCGAGGTGGAGGTGGTCTCGAAGCGGGAGACCTCCGACCCCGGCCGGGGGATCGTCGTCTTCCGGGACCACGTCCTGAACCAGCGGGACGAGACGGTGTTCCAGATCGACAAGACGACGCTCATCCGGCGTCGTGGCGGAGCCGGATGA
- a CDS encoding TRAP transporter permease → MTRHRAWIIYGLGVSMAAFHLYAGYFGQPEAQVFRATHVGFAMSLAFLLFPCSRRLARRAPAGSAALDLGLVALVAALHVYILRDPQGLWLRTGQLTTADLAVGTLYLLVLLEATRRAVGLAMLAVAGFFIVNAIHGDVFPGILYGPPHHWRVVTNALFLGDDGVFGIPVAASASYIVLFIIFGQLLQKSRALDFFMSLALTLTGQQVGGPAKAAVVASAFEGTYTGSAVANVVGSGTFTIPLMKRLGYPAHFAGAVEAVASSGGQIMPPVMGVTAFVLAEIVGVAYWKVAIAALVPAILYFLSVYLMVHFEARRLGLRAIPREDRPHLWPALREGGHLLLPLGFVFWLLSEGYSVGYAATWGIAAVFGLSFVSARTRLRPRDVVEALEESARGVVPVAIACASAGLIIGAIFLSGVGHRFSELVLTVAQGQLWLALILTMLASFILGMGLTTTADYIVLATFVIPALVTMGADTLGAHLFAFYFSSISGITPPVALASFAAAAIARAGLWETGFAAMRIGIAAFLIPYLFVYNPELMLQGSPAGIALAAARAVVATVCLAGAVQGWLFRRATPLERVALLAAAVLFVWPNVRADALALALFAAVAVLHKLGVPTRAAAAPGTARSAAVARVDRWWPARRLVRLAEAKLVQEMAAPAAARAARPGAGEWLRGWAVLAVVGAVFVWTGFRHMHILSFNVFLALTLTLAFGTVACFRRPAPQPAA, encoded by the coding sequence ATGACGCGCCACAGGGCCTGGATCATCTACGGCCTGGGCGTGTCCATGGCGGCCTTCCACCTCTATGCGGGGTACTTCGGCCAGCCGGAAGCGCAGGTCTTTCGCGCGACCCACGTGGGCTTCGCCATGAGCCTGGCGTTCCTCCTGTTCCCGTGCTCGCGGAGACTCGCGCGGCGGGCCCCGGCGGGGAGCGCGGCGCTGGACCTGGGGCTCGTGGCGCTGGTGGCGGCGCTCCACGTCTACATCCTGCGCGACCCCCAGGGGCTCTGGCTGCGCACGGGCCAGCTCACGACGGCGGACCTCGCCGTGGGCACCCTGTACCTCCTGGTGCTGCTGGAGGCCACGCGGCGCGCGGTGGGGCTCGCCATGCTGGCCGTGGCGGGGTTCTTCATCGTCAACGCCATCCACGGCGACGTGTTCCCCGGGATCCTCTACGGGCCGCCGCACCACTGGCGCGTGGTCACCAATGCGCTCTTCCTGGGGGACGACGGGGTCTTCGGCATCCCGGTGGCCGCCTCCGCCAGCTACATCGTGCTCTTCATCATCTTCGGCCAGCTCCTCCAGAAATCGCGGGCCCTCGACTTCTTCATGAGCCTGGCGCTCACGCTGACGGGGCAGCAGGTGGGCGGGCCGGCCAAGGCGGCGGTGGTGGCGAGCGCCTTCGAGGGCACCTACACCGGCAGCGCGGTGGCGAACGTGGTGGGCTCGGGCACCTTCACCATCCCGCTGATGAAGCGGCTCGGCTACCCGGCCCACTTCGCGGGCGCCGTCGAGGCCGTGGCCTCGTCCGGCGGCCAGATCATGCCGCCGGTCATGGGCGTCACGGCATTCGTCCTGGCGGAGATCGTGGGCGTCGCCTACTGGAAGGTCGCCATCGCGGCCCTCGTCCCGGCCATCCTCTACTTCCTGTCCGTCTACCTGATGGTCCACTTCGAGGCGCGCAGGCTCGGGCTCCGCGCCATCCCGCGCGAGGACCGGCCGCATCTCTGGCCCGCGCTGCGCGAGGGCGGCCACCTGCTCCTGCCGCTGGGCTTCGTGTTCTGGCTGCTCAGCGAGGGCTACTCGGTGGGGTACGCGGCCACGTGGGGGATCGCGGCGGTGTTCGGCCTGTCGTTCGTGTCGGCGCGCACGCGGCTCCGGCCCCGCGATGTCGTGGAGGCGCTGGAGGAGAGCGCGCGGGGCGTGGTGCCCGTGGCCATCGCCTGCGCCTCGGCGGGGCTCATCATCGGGGCCATCTTCCTCTCGGGCGTCGGCCACCGCTTCTCCGAGCTGGTGCTCACGGTCGCGCAGGGCCAACTCTGGCTCGCTCTCATCCTCACCATGCTCGCCTCGTTCATCCTGGGCATGGGGCTCACCACGACGGCCGACTACATCGTGCTCGCCACCTTCGTGATCCCGGCGCTCGTCACGATGGGGGCCGACACGCTGGGGGCCCACCTGTTCGCCTTCTACTTCTCCTCGATCTCGGGGATCACGCCGCCGGTGGCGCTGGCGTCCTTCGCGGCGGCGGCCATCGCCCGGGCGGGGCTCTGGGAGACCGGCTTCGCGGCCATGCGGATCGGCATCGCCGCGTTCCTGATCCCCTACCTCTTCGTCTACAACCCGGAGCTGATGCTCCAGGGGAGCCCCGCCGGCATCGCGCTGGCCGCGGCGCGCGCGGTGGTGGCCACGGTGTGTCTGGCGGGCGCCGTGCAGGGCTGGCTCTTCCGGCGCGCGACCCCGCTGGAGCGCGTGGCGCTCCTGGCGGCGGCGGTGCTCTTCGTCTGGCCCAATGTCCGCGCCGACGCGCTGGCGCTGGCGCTGTTCGCGGCGGTGGCCGTGCTCCACAAGCTGGGGGTGCCGACCCGCGCGGCGGCGGCCCCCGGCACTGCGCGCTCCGCCGCCGTCGCGCGGGTCGACCGGTGGTGGCCGGCGCGCCGGCTGGTGCGGCTGGCCGAGGCCAAGCTGGTGCAGGAGATGGCGGCGCCGGCCGCGGCGCGTGCGGCGCGGCCCGGGGCCGGGGAATGGCTCCGGGGCTGGGCCGTCCTGGCCGTCGTGGGCGCGGTCTTCGTGTGGACCGGCTTCCGTCACATGCACATCCTCTCGTTCAACGTCTTCCTCGCGCTCACCCTGACCCTCGCCTTCGGGACCGTCGCGTGCTTCCGGCGGCCCGCCCCCCAGCCGGCCGCCTAG
- a CDS encoding TAXI family TRAP transporter solute-binding subunit, translated as MTHRILPLALALTLCLAPAAPAADPQFITVGGGVGTFPIMAAKIADVINKEFPGVKASSIPGGSDLNLKNIQSGAAQVGLSISMTSYQGVNGIAHFPQPLDKVRHVMSLYRGYIHYVASARSDIRSFADIAKRGYRVYVGKVGTLHHVLMTEMLKAQGITPDDIRKAGGIPNPVAYSDVVRMLQDGQLDVAMLTGPVPYGMAMELAQSPGIRVLNASEEARAKVIRALPGIGRATIPKGTYKGQDEDIQTVAYMSHLVASRDLSEDFVYRLTAAMVKHMPDMRGLFAGASEIRLETALLDNPIAVHPGAKRYYDEKGVK; from the coding sequence ATGACTCACCGAATCCTCCCGCTGGCCCTGGCCCTGACGCTCTGCCTGGCGCCCGCCGCCCCCGCCGCCGATCCGCAGTTCATCACCGTGGGCGGGGGTGTCGGAACCTTCCCGATCATGGCGGCCAAGATCGCCGACGTGATCAACAAGGAGTTCCCCGGGGTCAAGGCGAGCTCCATCCCGGGCGGCTCCGACCTGAACCTCAAGAACATCCAGTCGGGCGCGGCGCAGGTGGGGCTATCGATCTCCATGACGTCCTACCAGGGCGTCAACGGGATCGCCCACTTCCCGCAGCCCCTCGACAAGGTGCGCCACGTGATGTCGCTCTACCGGGGCTACATCCACTACGTGGCCTCGGCGCGGAGCGACATCCGCTCCTTCGCCGACATCGCCAAGCGCGGCTACCGCGTCTACGTGGGCAAGGTGGGCACGCTTCACCACGTCCTCATGACCGAGATGCTCAAGGCGCAGGGCATCACCCCCGACGACATCCGCAAGGCGGGCGGCATTCCCAACCCAGTCGCCTACTCCGACGTGGTCCGGATGCTCCAGGACGGACAGCTCGACGTCGCGATGCTCACGGGGCCCGTCCCCTACGGGATGGCGATGGAGCTGGCCCAGAGCCCGGGCATCCGCGTGCTCAACGCCTCCGAGGAGGCCCGCGCGAAGGTGATCCGGGCCCTGCCCGGCATCGGCCGGGCGACGATCCCGAAGGGCACCTACAAGGGCCAGGACGAGGACATCCAGACCGTCGCCTACATGTCCCACCTGGTGGCGAGCCGCGACCTGTCCGAGGATTTCGTCTACCGCCTCACGGCGGCCATGGTCAAGCACATGCCGGACATGCGCGGCCTCTTCGCCGGCGCCAGCGAGATCCGGCTCGAGACGGCGCTCCTGGACAACCCCATCGCCGTCCACCCGGGCGCCAAGCGCTACTACGACGAGAAGGGCGTGAAGTAG